Proteins encoded within one genomic window of Phototrophicus methaneseepsis:
- a CDS encoding NAD-dependent epimerase/dehydratase family protein, translating into MKILVTGDKGYIGTILVPMLQEAGHEVVGLDTDLFERCTFGDGMPDIQSIRKDVREVEVDDLKGFDVVMHLAGLSNDPLGDLNEGLTYDINHEASVRLATLAKEAGVERYIFSSSCSNYGASSNDFIDEEGDLNPVTAYGKSKVLVERDVAKLADSSFSPTYLRNATAYGVSPRLRFDLVLNNLVAWAYTTGLVYFKSDGSPWRPIVHIEDISRAFLAVAEAPRDLIHDEVFNVGQTSENYQIRDLGDIVKATVPGSRVEYASDAGPDKRNYRVNCDKIQRVLPNYKPVWTAKRGAEELYEAYQKHGITLDEFEGERYRRLAHIRRLMADDLLAEDLRWKSNVTSPSA; encoded by the coding sequence ATGAAAATTTTAGTGACTGGGGATAAAGGCTATATCGGGACGATTTTGGTGCCGATGTTACAGGAAGCCGGGCACGAAGTCGTCGGCCTGGATACCGATTTATTTGAGCGCTGCACCTTTGGCGACGGGATGCCAGATATTCAAAGCATCCGCAAAGATGTGCGCGAAGTCGAAGTCGATGACCTCAAAGGCTTTGATGTGGTCATGCATCTGGCTGGCCTCTCCAATGATCCCCTGGGCGACCTCAACGAAGGGCTAACCTACGACATCAACCATGAAGCCTCTGTGCGACTGGCGACACTCGCTAAAGAAGCAGGCGTAGAGCGCTATATCTTCTCCTCCTCATGCAGCAACTATGGTGCCTCCAGCAATGATTTCATTGATGAAGAGGGTGATCTGAATCCTGTTACCGCTTATGGTAAATCCAAGGTGCTGGTTGAGCGTGATGTCGCCAAGCTGGCAGATAGCAGCTTCAGCCCGACCTATTTGCGCAATGCCACAGCTTACGGCGTCTCGCCGCGTCTGCGCTTCGACCTGGTGCTAAACAATCTGGTGGCCTGGGCCTACACCACGGGCCTGGTTTACTTCAAGAGCGATGGCTCGCCCTGGCGCCCCATTGTACACATTGAAGATATTTCGCGTGCCTTCCTGGCCGTTGCAGAAGCACCCCGCGATCTGATCCACGATGAAGTCTTCAACGTGGGCCAGACCAGCGAAAATTACCAAATCCGCGACCTGGGCGACATTGTAAAAGCGACAGTCCCCGGCTCCCGCGTGGAGTATGCTTCCGACGCTGGCCCGGATAAGCGCAATTACCGCGTCAACTGCGATAAGATCCAGCGCGTACTGCCGAATTATAAGCCCGTCTGGACGGCCAAACGCGGTGCAGAAGAGCTATACGAAGCTTACCAGAAGCACGGTATCACCTTAGATGAGTTCGAAGGTGAGCGCTATCGTCGGCTGGCGCATATCAGGCGCCTGATGGCCGATGATCTGCTGGCGGAAGACCTGCGCTGGAAATCCAACGTCACATCGCCGAGCGCATAA
- the rfbF gene encoding glucose-1-phosphate cytidylyltransferase, with protein MKVGILAGGKGTRLAEETDVRPKPMVEVGGRPIMWHIMMHYAHYGHNEFAIALGYKGEVIKKYMVDYVSLNSNLTVNLGTGQIDMNGGVRPDWKVDLIDTGMDTNTGGRIKRLQPFMGNETFMLTWGDGVSNIDLDELLAFHRSHGKLATMSAVRPPARFGHLEFEGDKVMRFTEKPQTSEGWINGAFFVLEPEVFDYIEGDDTQFEREPLEGLARDGQLMAYRHDGFWQCMDTLRDKLLLNRLWESGNPPWRIWEEESKPEAVKVLT; from the coding sequence ATGAAAGTCGGAATCTTAGCAGGTGGAAAAGGTACACGCCTTGCCGAGGAAACGGATGTCCGCCCGAAGCCAATGGTCGAGGTTGGCGGTCGCCCAATTATGTGGCACATCATGATGCACTATGCACATTATGGGCACAATGAATTCGCGATTGCCCTGGGCTATAAAGGCGAAGTCATCAAGAAATATATGGTCGATTACGTCTCACTCAACAGCAATCTGACGGTCAACCTGGGTACAGGCCAGATTGATATGAACGGCGGTGTCCGCCCGGATTGGAAAGTTGACCTGATTGACACCGGTATGGATACCAACACCGGTGGGCGCATCAAGCGACTGCAACCATTTATGGGTAATGAAACCTTCATGCTGACGTGGGGCGATGGTGTCTCCAACATCGACCTGGACGAACTGCTGGCCTTCCACCGTTCACACGGTAAGCTGGCAACGATGTCGGCTGTACGCCCGCCTGCGCGCTTTGGTCACCTGGAATTTGAGGGTGATAAGGTGATGCGCTTCACGGAGAAGCCACAGACCAGCGAAGGCTGGATCAATGGTGCGTTCTTCGTACTGGAGCCAGAAGTCTTCGATTACATCGAAGGTGATGACACGCAATTCGAACGCGAACCGCTGGAAGGCCTGGCCCGTGACGGCCAGTTGATGGCTTATCGCCATGATGGCTTCTGGCAGTGCATGGATACCCTACGTGACAAACTCCTGCTCAACCGCCTATGGGAAAGTGGTAACCCGCCCTGGCGCATCTGGGAAGAAGAGAGCAAGCCCGAAGCGGTCAAGGTCCTGACGTAA
- a CDS encoding class I SAM-dependent methyltransferase, which translates to MKTNTVCPNCHTPGMEIFYTIEQVPVHSVVLLKTREQALNFTTGDIALGLCHHCGFVSNTAFDHSLHDYAVDYEATQSFSPTFNRFHTRLAQDIIDRHDLHDKTVIEIGCGQGEFLIMLAEMGPNKGIGFDPAYRNEPLETEAKDRLEFYADFYGEKYTHIQGDFVACKMTLEHIDQTLEFMQTVRRSIADQRETTVFFQIPNGEYVFGDMAFWDVYYEHCSYFTAPSLRYLFEQSGFDVLQTRTDYDDQYLMIEAKPGDIPTETLASPAGLADIEAQVANFKVAAAKKRADWQETLQGYARDGKKVAIWGGGSKGVAFLTTLGIHDQIPYIVDINPRKHGMYMAKTGQEIVSPEFLMTYQPDVVIVMNPIYCPEIQAQLDEMGIQAELVSV; encoded by the coding sequence ATGAAGACCAACACCGTCTGCCCGAACTGCCATACACCGGGCATGGAAATTTTCTATACGATTGAACAGGTTCCAGTTCACAGCGTCGTGCTGCTTAAAACGCGCGAACAAGCTCTGAACTTCACCACCGGGGATATTGCCCTGGGCCTGTGCCACCACTGCGGATTTGTAAGCAATACGGCCTTTGACCATAGCCTGCATGATTACGCAGTCGACTACGAAGCCACACAGAGTTTTTCCCCAACGTTCAACCGCTTCCATACGCGGTTGGCACAGGACATCATCGACCGCCACGATCTACACGATAAGACCGTCATTGAAATTGGCTGTGGTCAGGGCGAGTTCCTCATCATGCTGGCTGAGATGGGGCCAAACAAAGGTATTGGCTTCGACCCGGCGTATCGCAATGAACCGCTGGAGACAGAAGCCAAAGATCGTCTGGAATTTTACGCCGATTTTTACGGCGAAAAGTACACACACATTCAGGGTGATTTCGTCGCCTGCAAAATGACGTTGGAACACATCGACCAGACACTGGAATTCATGCAGACGGTACGCCGTTCGATTGCCGATCAACGCGAGACGACGGTTTTCTTCCAGATACCGAACGGCGAATATGTCTTTGGCGACATGGCCTTCTGGGATGTGTACTATGAACACTGCTCCTACTTCACAGCGCCCTCGCTGCGTTATCTGTTCGAGCAATCAGGCTTTGATGTGCTGCAAACACGGACAGACTACGATGACCAGTATCTGATGATCGAAGCCAAACCGGGGGACATCCCCACAGAAACGCTGGCCTCGCCCGCCGGATTGGCAGACATCGAAGCACAGGTGGCTAACTTCAAAGTAGCCGCCGCTAAAAAACGCGCCGACTGGCAGGAAACCTTACAGGGTTATGCACGTGATGGGAAGAAAGTCGCTATCTGGGGCGGTGGTTCCAAAGGCGTTGCCTTCCTGACGACCCTCGGCATCCATGATCAGATACCGTACATTGTGGACATCAACCCGCGCAAACATGGCATGTATATGGCGAAGACCGGCCAGGAGATCGTCTCGCCGGAATTTTTGATGACGTATCAGCCGGATGTGGTCATCGTCATGAATCCCATCTATTGCCCAGAAATCCAGGCCCAGCTCGATGAGATGGGCATCCAAGCAGAGCTGGTTTCTGTTTAG